GTGCATGTGGTTCATTCTTGAACTTTAGGGCTCCCAGAAGTACAAGGATTACTAATGTTTTTATATGAAAACAAAGCTGGCTGTAGGCTGGTATTTGCTGTATACTTATGTAGTTATACACCACAGTAGGAAAATTTCTTTATGATCAGCAATAATGTAATCTACAGGGAAATTCATGAATTTACAAAACTATTAGTAAATATACAGACATGAGGGGTTGTAGCAGCTGCTACAAGTGTGAGAACTCTTTAGAGTGCGGTTTCTAAGGTAACCAACATGTCAATTAAAAACATGAATTTGAGCTAACATCTTGTGAGCAAAGttagaaacaaatgtttaaaaagcatAAAAGCAAATGTGGGATTAAATCAGAAAGTATGAAAATGAGAGAGTTCCTGGTGATATATTCATGGCTGCACCTTTTACCcgaaataaaaacatttgtatGGTATTTGTTCTTGTACACTCCCATCCAAAAACGCTCTGTCCATTCAGGCAGTGACATTAAAGGGGACCTGAGTATGGTGACTGTTGTGTGGGCCAGCAGTGGTTTGGTCTTGCTATGATGGCAGTCTCTGTTGCCTGTAATGAATGGTAACAAGTCAAATGAGGTCTAGTTAATTCCTGGTTTTAGCTAGAGGATGCTGCTTTATTagcttaggtgccacaagtactccttttctttttgctttactAGTAACATCCTCTGTATAAACTCACATTAGTGGCCTCTCTACAAAGGCTGACTCAATTATCATGTCTGATTCCTTATCGTCTTGCTTAGTTACTTTTACTTTTTGATAAAGTGTGTCCATCTTATCCATCAGTTCCAGTGATGACTGTTAATTGCACTTTTTTGCAGaatttgtatttcttttgtgTGAAAAATGGTTCCTGGACCAATCTGCACAATATCAAGCAGTTGAAATATTTGAAAGGTAACTTCCCAAGCAAAGACAACATGCAATTCTTATACCTGTAGTAGTTATACTGTATGTACTCTGCACTGCTCAGGCAGAAGATATGGAGTATCTTTATATCTGCAGCTTTGCCTTTCCTGTCATTTAATTACAAGTATAATTGGTATGTATATTGAGAGTAAAGTATTCTGAATACATGTAGAaggtatttttccttttgttagcAAAACACAACTTTTCTGAGAGCTTATCttttacataagaatggtccTGCTGGGCAATCCCAataccctgtctctgacagtggccagtgccagatggttcagagggaatgaacagaacagggaaatgttGAATGATCCTTCCCTGtcgtccagttccagcttctgtcagttggaggtttagggacacccagagcatggggttgtgtccctgaccatcttggcaaatGATGAACCTATCCTCTACGAACTTAcaaatccttttttgaacccagttatacttttggccttcacagtatcccctggcaacaaattccacaggttgactgtgcattgtgtgcagaagtacttccttttgtttgttttaaacctgctgcctattaatttaatcaggtgaccccagttcttgtgttatgtgaaggggtaaatagcacttccctattcactttctccacaacattcatgacttttatagacctctgttgtATCTGtattcttctcttttctaagctgaacagacccagtcattttaatctcacTTTGTATGGAAGATGTTTCATAccactaattatttttgttgcccttttctgttccttttccaattctaatatagcttctttgagatgaggtgaccagaactgcatgtaatattcaaggtgtgggtgtaccatggatttatatagtgccattatatttactgtcttcttatctatccttttcctaatggttcctaacataggTAGCTTTTTTTTCTTGCAGGTTTATGATTAAGCATGTAGAAGAGAGCTATAACTCTACCGAAGAGTCAAGGATAAACAATGAACAAGGAGAGGGCAACATCTGGGGCGCTTTGAAAGCACAGATGTGTGACACATTTGTGCTGCGGCTTGTGTCTTGCATTCAGCTTGCAAGCAAACTTTCTTTTCACTACAATGTGAGCAAATTAACCACTTTCTTACACTAGATTTTTAGCAGTACAGTATAGCCTTACTTACTTAGATTTTGATCTTATCTAAACTCCGAACCAAAGGAGTTACTGTTTCAAAGGACAGCAGTGACTATGTAATCCAGGATAATTTTGGCATGGGAAATCTAGAGTCTCTTGCACTGGGGCACAGTATCTGTTATGCCTCTGGAAATTGTACACTGCACCTTCACAATGAAAGAAGTTctcaattttattatttagaGTAACCATGACCTGTACCATTTGGTTCTTAAATACACCACGATATCAAAACCCAACATTGTTAATGGAGGGAGTCGCCAGATGATGCCGTTACATAGCTTTACAAGTTCATTTTCTTAGTGTGTGATATGCCCTATTCAGTCTGAAGAAATGCTGTATTGTTGTTAGTATtgtgatgtattttctttttgaggaaaatATTGCAAGcaagagtttgctctctgccttaatctctctaaTTAGAGTCGGCCCTTGGGACAAATATACTTCCTGGGAAGTGGGCAATGGTGTTAGGGCTGAGATTGCAGGGGGAGGGCTTTGCCTGTCTGCCATGTGTGACCACTTCTGTTCCAGGACATGTGTGTATTgtgtaaataaaaaaagttatGCTGATAAAATACCTAAACTCAGCATCCCTGATTTCTGCTCCAATGGGGCACAGCCCTGCAAAACCCCAAGATGTGCTACTACCTGGCAAAGGGTAATAGTTGCAGCttgcattttccatttttagtTTAGAAGGCAAGTTAAACAAAAATTCTATTAGTTCTCAACTCAAAAAGAAACTATTAACCTGCATGATGGTATGCTGTTAACTTCTGAGAGCTTGAGAGAACACGTCTTACAGCAGcagttttagttttaaaaatcacCCATCACTgttttttccagataattaacAATAACACAGTTCTGAAATTTCTGCAGTCCTTAGACTATTCATACACAAAACAGAACTTGGTGGAGTCAGAACTTGCCATTCTGAAGGCTCTACGCTTCCAGATCAATGTGCCAACTCCTTTTGCCTATGTTGAGTTGCTTCTGGAGGTGTTAGGTAAGAGTATTAATAAAAGGGAACTGTGTAGAAATTAAAAAAGACTAAATGCAGTTACCACTAGACTCTGAAACAAATAATCTCAGATTTAATCGTTTGTAAAATCTGGTAAAATCAAGCATGAAGTGACAGAGAGAAACTCACCAGTGTGGTTATTATTAATGGAAAGCCCAAAGCTTCAAAGTGTTCTCCCTACTCTGGGGTGTTTCCTAGGGTGAGTCCTGGGCCTCATTTTACCTGTCAAATGATAGAAATCTGCACAAGAGCCTTCTACCATTGACTGACACAAGCAAGAAACTTTACACGTCACAGAGTGAGGAGCCCAGCAGTTAGCATCCAAGAAGAAATATATCTGGGTAACTGGTCTTCTGGCTGTTTGGCAAGATGTTGTTATAAGATTAATATTATTAAAAGCAGTTCTATAAGGCCACAATTTTTCCAAAGTGAACTGTGATTTTTGGGTGTTGTACTTGAGAccctttaaaggggcctgattgaTGGAATTTGCTGAGCGAAGTCAGACCCTTTTATGGAGTCTCAAGTTTTGGGTGCCTCACCTTAAAGTGGTCACTACTGAAAATCTTACCCATAAGCAACTCAGTACACAAGACTGCCTTGGTCATAATGGCTAATATTTTTCATAATCTAGTTTTATGGATCATAAAATATATAGCTGACCATGTGTAATCTCCACTTTAGGACATAATGGCTGCTTACTTCCTATGAAACAGTTGCATAAGATGTGCATGCACCTATTGGATTTAACTTATCTCATGCGGAACATCATTTATGATACTTTATTAAAGATTTCTATTGAGAATTCAACACCAAGTGAACTCCAGATGTAAGTACCACCTATGCCCCAGGGCACATTTGAAGTAATATTGATTTTATGctcagaggggagggaaaaagcATGTGAGGGTCACATATTCTTGTGCATTTACCATCCATCTGCTGCAGTTTCATAGTTGTCTATTTGACACATTATGACGCAGCAGATACAGATTAGAGAAAGTGCTTAGTGTACTAAGAAAATATGAGTCACAGTTATTTGCAATACAACTCAACAGACCATTCTTTGTGAACTAAGAATCTGGGACTGAGGTTTCTGGATTTAAGTTGCTAATTCTATTAAATGTCAAGAAGTGTACAGTGTGTCCATACATGACTTCCTTTCCGTAGTAAGTGGTATTTGGGAATAATCGGTTCTAAGTATGACTAACTTAATTTGCCAAGTTTtgatcccagctctgacagcGACTGTTTGTCATCCTGGGTGCACTGCATCTTTCTCCATCTGCAGAACAGTGATATTTACCTGCCTCTTAGGCTGGCATTGTCTtcaaagctcttttgaaaacactTATTGATCAAAGTACTACAGAAGTGCCAAGTATAATAAGAGTTATTAGCATACTCCTCAAAACTAATACCAGTTTTTCTAGCCTTTTACAGTTTGTATTCTCAGTTTTTCCACATGCTTATAAAAGTCAAAATGCTTCAGCAACATTGCTGTAGAATAGGCAGACTGGGAGGATCTCTCTTATCTTTAAGAAAATGTAGCCAAACAAATAAGTTAAGTAGTGGGAGAGTGGACTTTAAGTTGAAGATATTAGTATCAGCCTGAAGTGGCTTTTAAAAGTGttaatttgtatgtgtgttttgtaGATTAAAATGCCACTAAAATTGTTTACCTCCAAATACACAATATCAATGCTACAACACTCAGCTGTTGAAATACAGAACAGTTTCCGTTTAAAGCAGCTATTACTACTGTTCTAATTATACAGAGCAAAATTTTTGTCAGTAAAGGAAGATTTCATGCTCTTGGCAGTTGGAGTCATCAGCACAAGCGCTTTCATACTAAATCCTGAATACTGGAATCAGGTACTGCTAGACAAGAAATACACAGTGCAGTTCTTAGGCTTACATGAACTAAAAAAGTATTGCATCTTTTACTGTTTACGCAGTACAGGGAGACAGGTGTGTTGCACTGGGAGTATAATAAAGATGGAGTCCTTTAATATATTAATACTGCAGGGCAAGGGGAGGTTGGGAATTTAACATGAGTGTCTCGTTACTTTTCAAACCTATTCTGAGAAGCCTGCAGCTTTCTTACTCCGAGTCCTAGAACATGCTGTATCTAAAGGCTTCCATtgacagaaggggtggggggagagaagtaaTTCTATAAGGCACCAATCTTCCCCCCAAACAGCCAGCCTGTGTTTTATAATATAAAAGAGAGGTCCTATTTAAAAGACGTtagttgctttaaaaaataaattcttccCCTCTAAGGGAGAAAGCTTCCACTACCAGGATCCTCAATTGGCAATTGCAGAGGgctagtgtttttttttatttgtattcccATAGCAGCTGGATAGCACAATATTAGAGCCATAGGGTAGATTATAATCAAGTTTTTGCTTTCCTTTACATATACTCAAAGATTTAAGATCTAGAACTACTACTCTGTTGCCCAAAataaggaagattttttttttaaggttgtgGAACATTTAAATTGCATCACTGGCATTACCACACAAAGCATTTTAGAGTTTTCATATGCAATACTGAAGCACAGTGTTGGCACCACTAATCCAAGGAAGAACAAAGGAACTAGATCTTCAGAGAACTATGTTGTACCTCCTACAAAATAAACTTGGCTTTTCCATTGCAACCTTTGCCACGTATCAGTGTCCTCAAAGCCATGTTCCACCCACTAACTTTTTGTAACAGATACAGGTGGTTTTGACTTGTAACTCATGTAGGATGAACTTTTGTTTAGTTGCTATGTAGCAGCTGTCAAATATGGCATTTAAAATTGTTAAAAGTGGCCTTTGCAAACTATCCCCTATACTCAATCTGAAGTAGTGACATGGGGAGTAAAATGCTGCGATTGTGAAGTGTTTTGCTTTCGGGAAAATGGTTATAGAAATGGCAGCGATAAGTCTACAAACTGTTCTACTGTGTACAAGCGCTACAAGCTGGGCCAGGCTTTCTTCACACAGTTGCTGTTGTGCAGAAGCAGTGACTGCCTTGAACAGTTTACAATATCAAGGTTGTTCCTTCCACCTCCCAGATCTAGTTACCCCCACAGCCCAAAAAGAAAGTCAGGTAGGTAGTCTGCCAGTGTTGACAGGGGAAGGAAATGCAAGTCAAGTCAAGCAGCACCTGTTTTGAAAGCTTGATTTAACTCTCACGTGGATGGAAAGCTATTCAGGATCTACATCCCAGTACACAGGATGCCATGCTATAGTTACAGTGTATGTGGAATGGAAGCACTCCATTTGTCCAGAATACAAAGTATTTTATTACAGTGTTATTCAGTGCACCTTTGTGCAGTGACAGGCTGCAGGAAATATTTGTTACAAATAGTTAAATAGTTGGCAATGTTTTAAAGAATATCAAACCCCCATAAAGTTCAATGGCACCAAGTGCTCATCAGTTCTGATTTAAAGAGAAGATACTAAGTTTCAAGCATTAGTCCCCATTTAGGGTGATCAAGCAGAGCTTCCATAGGCTTTGCTCCCAACACAGTTCTCACTGTGTCActaatatttcatttttctaaCTGCATTCTCTGTTAAATTGTAATGAGTTACATCAGATCCTACTGGTGCTGTACAGCAAGTTTCTGACTTGTCTATAAAACTCTGACACTTGCTAACTAGCTATTTCATAAAGAGCTGAATTATATTTTGTTCTGCTCAACAGTACAATTTTACATATTGCTTTTCTATGCACTACTTGTCAAATGAAATTTTAAAGTGTCTTGTGGATTTTTGGTATTGTAAACATGTTGTACTGGTTAATATTAAGTGACAATTTATAACATtctcaagaaaagaaaa
The DNA window shown above is from Chelonia mydas isolate rCheMyd1 chromosome 27, rCheMyd1.pri.v2, whole genome shotgun sequence and carries:
- the CNTD1 gene encoding cyclin N-terminal domain-containing protein 1, whose product is MSSEAQAVSRFRTPEPVFGVVAPEIIEDTLICLATENEQYLNELSDQAGCFKETQIVEFVFLLCEKWFLDQSAQYQAVEIFERFMIKHVEESYNSTEESRINNEQGEGNIWGALKAQMCDTFVLRLVSCIQLASKLSFHYNIINNNTVLKFLQSLDYSYTKQNLVESELAILKALRFQINVPTPFAYVELLLEVLGHNGCLLPMKQLHKMCMHLLDLTYLMRNIIYDTLLKISIENSTPSELQIAKFLSVKEDFMLLAVGVISTSAFILNPEYWNQVVEHLNCITGITTQSILEFSYAILKHSVGTTNPRKNKGTRSSENYVVPPTK